A genomic window from Klebsiella quasipneumoniae subsp. quasipneumoniae includes:
- a CDS encoding DUF6379 domain-containing protein: MFDQHIICREGFGNVTRDGEVIGVRFLARLPYYRGLGLSMVEDIAVTLNGEAIPRQAIRLALRGREWTLDELESVYDDRWNFGEKATITVLKPGGLPAGWHRLKVAERLRISYLPFVPVTTFETELELTA, translated from the coding sequence ATGTTTGATCAGCATATTATCTGCCGCGAAGGTTTCGGCAACGTCACCCGCGACGGGGAAGTTATCGGCGTGCGCTTTTTGGCCCGTCTGCCTTACTACCGCGGTCTGGGTCTGTCGATGGTGGAAGATATCGCCGTGACCCTCAACGGCGAAGCCATCCCGCGGCAGGCGATCCGCCTGGCGCTGCGCGGCCGGGAGTGGACGCTCGACGAGCTGGAGAGCGTCTACGACGACCGGTGGAACTTCGGTGAAAAGGCGACCATCACGGTGCTCAAACCCGGCGGCCTGCCGGCCGGCTGGCATCGCCTGAAGGTGGCCGAGAGGCTGCGGATCTCCTATCTGCCGTTTGTGCCGGTGACCACCTTTGAAACCGAGCTGGA